In Perognathus longimembris pacificus isolate PPM17 chromosome 23, ASM2315922v1, whole genome shotgun sequence, a single genomic region encodes these proteins:
- the Tufm gene encoding elongation factor Tu, mitochondrial — translation MATMAAATLLRATPRFSGLCASPTPLLHGLLRPPKTQALPFWCRGLAVEAKKVYVRDKPHVNVGTIGHVDHGKTTLTAAITKILAEGGGAKFKKYEEIDNAPEERARGITINAAHVEYSTATRHYAHTDCPGHADYVKNMITGTAPLDGCILVVAANDGPMPQTREHLLLAKQIGVEHVVVYVNKADAVQDSEMVELVELEIRELLTEFGYKGEETPVIVGSALCALEQRDPELGVKSVQKLLEAVDTYIPVPTRDLEKPFLLPVESVYSIPGRGTVVTGTLERGILKKGDDCELLGHNKNIRTVVTGIEMFHKSLERAEAGDNLGALVRGLKREDLRRGLVLVKPGSIQPHQKVDAQVYILSKEEGGRHKPFVSHFMPVMFSLTWDMACRVILPPGKELAMPGEDLKLTLILRQPMILEKGQRFTLRDGNKTIGTGLVTETKAMTDEDKNIKWS, via the exons ATGGCCACGATGGCGGCCGCCACTCTGCTGCGCGCGACGCCCCGCTTTAGcg GTCTCTGCGCCAGTCCTACTCCCTTGCTGCATGGTCTGTTGCGGCCACCGAAGACCCAGGCTTTGCCCTTCTGGTGTCGGGGCCTGGCCGTGGAAGCCAAGAAGGTCTACGTGCGCGACAAACCCCATGTGAACGTGGGTACCATCGGCCATGTGGACCATGGCAAGACCACACTGACCGCAGCCATCACCAAAA tTCTAGCAGAGGGTGGTGGAGCTAAGTTCAAGAAGTATGAGGAGATTGACAATGCCCCAGAGGAGCGAGCTCGGGGCATCACCATCAATGCTGCCCACGTGGAGTATAGCACTGCTACCCGCCACTATGCCCACACAGACTGCCCAGGCCATGCAGATTATGTGAAG AATATGATCACAGGCACTGCACCCTTGGATGGCTGCATCTTGGTAGTGGCAGCCAATGATGGCCCCATGCCCCAGACCCGAGAACACTTACTACTGGCCAAACAG ATTGGGGTGGAGCATGTCGTGGTGTACGTGAACAAGGCAGATGCAGTGCAGGACTCCGAGATGGTGGAGCTCGTGGAGTTGGAGATCCGGGAACTGCTCACTGAGTTTGGCTACAAAGGGGAGGAGACCCCAGTCATCGTAGGCTCCGCTCTCTGTGCCCTTGAG CAACGTGACCCTGAGTTAGGAGTGAAGTCTGTGCAGAAGCTGCTGGAAGCTGTGGACACGTACATCCCAGTGCCCACCCGGGACCTAGAGAAGCCTTTCCTGCTGCCTGTGGAATCTGTTTACTCTATTCCTG GCCGGGGCACAGTGGTTACAGGTACATTGGAGCGTGGCATTTTGAAGAAGGGAGATGATTGTGAGCTCCTGGGACACAACAAGAACATTCGCACTGTGGTGACAG GCATTGAGATGTTTCACAAGAGCCTGGAGAGGGCAGAGGCAGGGGATAACCTTGGAGCCCTGGTCCGAGGGTTGAAGCGAGAGGACTTGAGGCGTGGCCTGGTATTGGTCAAGCCAGGTTCCATCCAGCCCCACCAGAAGGTGGATGCACAG GTTTACATCCTCAGCAAGGAGGAGGGTGGCCGCCACAAGCCCTTTGTGTCCCACTTCATGCCTGTCATGTTCTCCCTGACTTGGGACATGGCCTGTCGTGTCATCTTGCCTCCTGGGAAG GAGCTTGCCATGCCTGGAGAGGACCTGAAGCTTACCCTAATCTTGCGTCAGCCCATGATCCTGGAGAAAGGCCAGCGTTTCACCCTACGGGATGGCAACAAGACCATTGGCACTGGCCTTGTCACTGAAACAAAAGCCATGACCGATGAAGACAAGAACATCAAGTGGAGTTGA